The Raphanus sativus cultivar WK10039 unplaced genomic scaffold, ASM80110v3 Scaffold2271, whole genome shotgun sequence region TGTAAGATCTCCCTCATCTGTTAAATTCAAAGTTAATATGGACTTCTAACTTAGAATCAATTGACGATAACTAGATTTGCTCTAaccttttaaatatattttttatcacCCTACTTGGGTCAACAAACTAGACTCTGATATCATGTTAAATTTCTTGAGTTTCCAACTAAAACCGATCGGTGATAAATGAATTATTGGTaaccatttttatatttgtgttttcccTTTAAAATTTTTATGTGGGATGTCAACATCATCTAACTGACTTCGATCATTAGGTTGGGTTTGCAGGTGCGTTAGAGACATTGTGTGGTCAAGCTTTTGGAGCAGAGCAATACAGAAAGATTGGTTCATACACTTACAGCTCAATGATATGTCTTGTCTTGATATGTTTCCCAATCTCTCTCCTTTGGGTTTACATGGACAAACTCTTGGAGCTTTTCCACCAAGATCCTCTCATCTCTGAGTTAGCTTGTAGATACTCCATCTGGCTCATACCGGCTTTATTTGGATGCGCTCTTCTTCAACCTATGACTCGCTATTTCCAGTCACAAGGATTGGTTCTTCCTCTCTTTTTGAGCTCTTTTGGAGCTCTCTGTTTTCACATTCCCTTTTGTTGGCTTCTTGTCTATAAACTTAGATTTGGAATTGTCGGCGCCGCTTTCTCCATTGGTTTTTCGCTTTGGTTAAAAGTAGCTTTGCTCTGGATTTTTATGAGAGATTCTGTTCTGTATCGCGAAAATAGTAACCTTCAGGGACAAGAAATCTTATCGAGCATGAAGCAGTTCATCTCTCTTGCGATTCCCTCTGCAAATGATGATTTGGTAactatgttttctttgtttcttgtttttgatTACCAACTGATGCTTAAATCGTTTATCTCCTTTCGAGTGTAAGTAAAGCCTGGAGTGGTGGTCATTTGAGCTTCTGTTACTATTGTCTGGACTCTTACCCAACTCCAAACTGGAAACATCGGTCATGTCCATATGGTATGTACATGTATCCCCTTCTTGTATATATTGTCACTTACATAAATGATCCAAGAAAATGAGATTCAATCCAAGATTAATGGGCGAAAAGATTCAATATCTTAAAGGACCATGTTAGGAGATTCACATAAAAAATATGGAGagatcaaattttaaaaataacaaatatgtCTTCCTTGAGCAGCCTCACAACTTCAGCTCTGCATTATGTTTTAGTGGATGCAATAGGTGCAGCCGCAAGGTACAATAACATTACCAATTGTTAAGAAAATAGTTCTTTGTGATATGTTTCTTAACCATTGTCTTGTTTATATAGCACACATGTCTCAAACGAGCTAGGAGCTGGAAACCAAAGGCAGCTCGAGCAGCGGTTAATACTGCACTTTACCTCGGCGCTTTTGAGGCTTTCTTTGTATGCATCACTCTTTACAGCTATAGAAAAACTTGGGCGTATATCTTTAGCAATGAGGGAGAAGTGGCTCACTATGCAACTAAAATTACATTGATTCTCTgcctattttaatttttatcaacAGCTTTATTGCCGTGCTCTCAGGTAAGCAAGTCATATCAAAgggaaaaaaaatcacatgTAGTAGAAGTTGAGACAAACGCTTTTGTGAATTTAGTTGTTACTTGAAAGCCAATAAACTACATTTATATGCTCTACGCAAACACTGCAACTCTTATATCCTTAGGGATTGCGAGAGGCACGGGGTGGCAGCTTATAGCAGGATATGCAAGAATAGGATCATACTATCTGGTTGGTATACCGGTTGGTTCAGTCTTATGTTTTGTTGCGAAATTGAGAGGGAGAGGTCTTTGGATTGGTATATTGATAGGCGGCTTTTCCCAGACGATGGTTCTTGCTCTTGTCACATTTTTCACCAATTGGGAGCAAGAGGTATGTATACCTTTCCTTCTCTAGTTACTtatcttcatcattttcttataATATAAACTTTTGAATAATGTCGATTAGGCAACGAAGGCGAGGGATAGAGTATTGGAGATGACACCAAAAGGAAACCAAGAAACAGAACTCTTAAAAGAGGATGCGCAAGTTTTACTAAGTGACATTTCAGAAAATATGTAACCCCATATGCATGTGTTTCTGATTCACACAAGCGTCTGTGTTACTAGTTCACATGAGCATGTG contains the following coding sequences:
- the LOC108816525 gene encoding LOW QUALITY PROTEIN: protein DETOXIFICATION 7-like (The sequence of the model RefSeq protein was modified relative to this genomic sequence to represent the inferred CDS: inserted 1 base in 1 codon; deleted 3 bases in 2 codons), with amino-acid sequence MERGFSLARREEEDYKNEKSAGMMMKKVSYMAAPMVAVSVSQYLLQVISMVMAGHLDELSLSSVAIATSFTNVTGFSLLVGFAGALETLCGQAFGAEQYRKIGSYTYSSMICLVLICFPISLLWVYMDKLLELFHQDPLISELACRYSIWLIPALFGCALLQPMTRYFQSQGLVLPLFLSSFGALCFHIPFCWLLVYKLRFGIVGAAFSIGFSLWLKVALLWIFMRDSVLYRENSNLQGQEILSSMKQFISLAIPSAMMICLEWWSFELLLLLSGLLPNSKLETSVMSICLTTSALHYVLVDAIGAAASTHVSNELGAGNXKAARAAVNTALYLGAFEAFFVCITLYSYRKTWAYIFSNEGEVAHYATKITLILCLLIFINSFIAVLSGIARGTGWQLIAGYARIGSYYLVGIPVGSVLCFVAKLRGRGLWIGILIGGFSQTMVLALVTFFTNWEQEATKARDRVLEMTPKGNQETELLKEDAQVLLSDISENM